tttaagaaagaaaaaaatgtctAGAGTGTAAGTTGATAAACATCGTTTCATATGTTGTTATCAACGTATTTTTTCAAAGCTGATGTAGAATAGACATATTGTAAGCTCATCTTGTGAATTGTCTATTTTGGAGATTTCATCTTTTAAACTTTGAACTATCTCATCATAAATCAAACAGCGGTTGATGATAGAGATGTTAAAAATGGGAGCAAGTTGTTATGTTACTATTCAGAAAAAATTGTTCATGTTCGAAGAGTAGGAGATATATGGTATGGTATCCAGTTCTTCTAAatcttcttgttttatttcttCTGTCTTTTTCTATTCTGATTCAATACTATGTCTTCTGCTTTATCTTCaatttctatctatttatctgcTTCTTCTTGTTATATTTCCACTTCGTCTACTTCTACTTGTCTTACTTTCATTTCATCTTCAACAAGGTCTGTGGGATCACTAGGATCTTCTTTAAATACTTTAAGATTATGGATACTTTATTTAAAAAGTGAACACTGGACAGTATAAAATTAGGAATTTATGATACATGCAACAAGAATATAAGAGAAAATCAAGAATTAGATTTACCAATATTCAGCTAAGGATATAAAATAGAAACCAAGATTCAAATATTGATAGTATAATGTATTTTACAATGGACGAAaactatacaaggagtgaaccacatatttatttcattaacatCAGGATTGTTCAATGATATGATGAACATTGAAACTCATAATAAATACCTAAAGTTAACAAGAAGCAAAGTATTttgtgaaacaaaaatattaaaaatgtaaataatctAAATGTAACTGATCATTAGTCTAAGGTATAGTTGTTCCAAATAATGTTGTATAAGTTTTGAATATATTGAAGACACGTTAACTTTTCAGCATGGTGTATTCTTGAGTGATTTCTTCGTGAAACTTGAAAATATTTGTTGATATTTGttcaacaaattaattttaagaatGATTTGAATGTTCAGCTAAACAATTTTGTTTTGCaaaagttataatttatttcattttccaTTGCGATTCAtttttggttcttttttttggtgattTCGATCGCTTATATATGGCTTGAAATTGAATAAAACAGCATGAACCCGATTAAATCTAAagcaaaaatcaaattaaacatgtttttaacttAAGACAAACTAAATAATCTAAATTGAAATAAAAGGTTTGGGCTTTGTCATGGCTTACAAAATTGGCTAAAATTTTCCGGTGGGCTTTATACAAAAGCAAATATAGAACAGTGGAAGACATGATATGTTTGTTTACTCTTGGTGGTCATTACATATATAACACctgaatatattttatatagttttattataaatataaggaaaatataAGTATCATAAGCAGAATTTGGTAactaaaaaaccaaaaaattgtaattgcgtagttaataaattatattttacgaaagatTCCACTTTTTATGTTATAATACCTTGATTTTATAACGTCAATTAAATTTTGTCCTCTTTTAAACAATTTAATTAGCATGTCAAAATAATGTCACTGAAACTTATTATTTAGTCAACAATAGTAATGTCGAAGTACTTTTCTTACTATAGTGTTAAAGTGTTTTCTTTGGCCGGCTGGGTGGATAGGTTAGCCGGTGTGGACTGTAGTTCGCCGACGTAGCAatcatatcatttttatttatttgttttttcctAATAAAcagtttttctttatattttctatctacgaatttgtgatttggttgtatttATATATAGGTTGTGTACCAAGTTTAACCTAGAGCAGAAAACACTACAACAAAAATACTATACATccaattttttcttcttttgttatttagaaGATGACAAGGGTCCCTGACGAAAGGGTTCATATGCGATAAATTGAAGCTTTTGTCttgatataaaaattagtaatcaCCTTGTAACCAGTTAAGAAATGTTGGCTTTTCAATTGAGGAGTCgttgaaaagaaaaggaaaataaaaatgaatttagtGGTTCATATACAATGTATAAATAGTTATGCatatttttttcaacaaatAATTATGCGTATATAATCTGAAATTTTGATGACCTTTCCCACGGAGAAACTGCTTTTCCTTAacgtttaaaatatttttgacatcCTCTTTATGCTTTACTTCAGAGCACTGGAATACAATACTAGTAACTACACCGACCACAACCCTCACAAttcaaaacagagagagagtaTTATTCTCAAGCTCACCAAACCTAatcattttcataattaattaagTAGAAAATAGTTTAGGTAAAGATGATGAACATATATGATGCTTTTGTTAAGTtctgatatatttttatgaatttaacaggacaaaatggaaaattacagaTTTATAGACCtattaagataataatataaataatttttaaaaatattaaattttgatacaTACAAATTGCAAAATCACTTAAATTTATACAAAAAGaagtaaaatattaatcaattttattattaatttattttacgaGGGTCAGTGTTTTGGCTGGCTAGTTAGTAGTATGTCTTGGAAATTTTGTGTGACGTTGATAAAAAGAACTGGAACACTCGTGATAGAACGATCGAGTAAGAATACACAATGCAAGCTGTTTAGTATAATACGTGAGCCATCAATGTTCATTAATTCGATCATCCCAAAAACAATGGATCCACCTAAAAAAGTACCTAACAATCCACCGCGATCTAGGCTATTCTAAATATACAGtagaacttctttttttttttagttctaGATGCAAAACTTTATTcaaagaaatttttaaaaaaaaaaaattatcaaagaaAAAGTTTCACATGTTTTATCACATATACACTATAGTTATTCGTTTGAAAGCGACGATATAAATAAATGTTATATGATATGACACGTCCAACTTTTCTATAGCTAGTTTAATTATGGTATTAGAAGTTTCTCCAAACACACCCGACTCAGGTTCCATGTGTGTTAACAATAAGGCAATCGCTTTAAACCCTTTCAGTTTGTATAAACTGGGGCTCttgtgtatataaaatattcgtTAATTGTTTCAACCATTCATAAAACTTAAGAAATGTTCAAAGCAATTTCTAAGCAAATACATATTACTAAATTTTGAAACACAACAGCATATAGTAATTAAAAATTGTAGTTTTGTAGGCAACATTCAAAACcacaaattattatatcttgCATTTTAGATGTtcttgtattaatttattttatttatcactTTACCTCAGTAGATTCTtactttattttctatttctacTGCATTCGAAATTTCATGAATTTCCCTCGTTTTTAGCTTGTTTAGCTCAGCAAAATAGTAACAAAAGCCAAAACCAGTCAAAAGGGACAGATTGCAGTGTAGTGGTAGGACATTCATTCATAAATGACCTTTTCTACTTAGTGGAGGACCGTCATGCAATACATTTTGCCCAGAATATTATTAGTTCACAAACCAAACCgctatttaaaactatatatatggagTTTATCTACCTGTATAGTGTAAGTGAAAATCGTGAAATGATCTGAAATGTTAGAAATAGTTCAATAATTATCTGTCTGACTTATCTTATTCAAATAATCAATGAAATTGGCTATTAGCATATACAAAATTCAATCATCTGCATGTCAACAGTTTTTTAAACAGTTTGAATTATGTCCTAACTTATAATACAAAGTTTTCCTTATCACTGTTTATTTTTTAGGACAATGATCGTAGACAAGATAACATCTTATAATTCTCGTGTAGTGGGGGCGAATAACTTTGATTAGAATAAAACGGATGATTTGGCACAGCCATTATTAATGTTATCTAATCATAATTAACAATAACATATAGTTTTTGTCCATAATAGAAGGTTAGCACGTAATATCACTATGGATATTAAATTCATGAAACCAGCCGTGACTTATCGACTCATAATGGCGTAAGGTTTCATTACAaagaaggaaataaaaaaaaagttcactCAAAATGAActtttggaaaataaaataaaaactttaagaaactttgtatatttataagtttcttctttttcatgTAGAAGAAAACAACTATGAATTCAATTATGAAAATCTTGAAAAAGtaattagaaagaaaattttttgCTACCacgaacaaaaagaaaatttgtatACTCTTTTCGACCTCTCGATCATTCGAGATAGAGAATATAAAAAGACAAAAGCCTCCATATATGTAGAAACATGACAAGTCATTATCCTCCACGTAGATGGTCGGCTACGCTTCGCTGGATATACAGCGATATCACTTGTTTAGCCTgttactaaatttatttaaaacaaattttaaatctcaccAGCTCCAATCAAATAACCTCCAaccaaatttattatatatgttgtttttaaaataattttatcaaccGGTAACCAGTCACAAAAATGGCGCCACCTCAGATATAAGTATGAGCAGAGAGTAGACCAGAAGAACCATCTCACTCTTCTAACATTCACAACATTTAATCTCAGCCGTTCGATCTTTCTCCGACCATGCCGATCAGAAACATCGCCGTTGGAAGTCCCAATGAGGCCACCCGTCCCGACGCCTTAAAGGCGGCGTTGGCTGAGTTTATTTCAACTATGATCTTTGTCTTCGCCGGCTCAGGCTCAGGAATGGCTTTCAACAAGCTCACTGAAAATGGAGCCACCACTCCCGCCGGTCTCGTAGCTGCCTCACTGGCACACGCTTTTGGACTCTTTGTTGCTGTCTCAGTTGGCGCCAACATCTCCGGCGGACACGTTAACCCTGCCGTCACTTTCGGCGCTTTCGTTGGTGGAAACATCACTCTCCTCCGTGGTATACTCTACTGGATTGCTCAGCTACTCGGCTCAGTCGTTGCTTGTCTCCTCCTCAAGTTCGCCACCGGCGGTTTGGTATGAATGATTACCCTTTTTCCCTTCGATTTTCTTTACGTCCCTAGAATGTTTCGCTTTAGAGATTAAAGACATTAACTAATGTTCCCATTGGTTTTGGTTCGAATTCTCTAGGTTTTGTAATTAAAATTGTACTTTCACCTCTTTTTGCCCTAACTTACCTGCCAAGTAACTaatgaactttccttttttgaaatttcattcGCCAAAATGTTTCGCACTAGAAATAAATCATACTATATTAACTAATGTTCCCATTGGTTTTGGTCTGAATTCTCTaggttttgtaataaaaattgtattttcacCTCTTTTTGGCCTAACTTCTCGGCCAAGTAACTaatgaactttccttttttgaaCTTTCTTTCTAGGTTGTGCCGGCTTTTGGCCTCTCCGCCGGAGTTGGAGTGTCGAACGCTTTGGTTTTCGAGATTGTGATGACCTTCGGGCTTGTTTACACAGTCTACGCCACCGCCGTTGATCCCAAGAACGGAAGTCTTGGAACCATCGCTCCCATAGCAATTGGTTTCATTGTCGGTGCCAACATCTTAGCTGGAGGAGCCTTTAGTGGAGCCTCCATGAACCCCGCCGTGGCTTTTGGACCAGCGGTGGTAAGCTGGTCGTGGAACAACCACTGGGTCTACTGGGCCGGACCTCTTGTTGGCGGTGGACTCGCTGGACTCATCTACGAGGTTTTCTTCATCAACACCACCCACGAACAGCTCCCCACCACCGACTACTGAATCAATCTCTCTGTTTCTCTCATGTGTAATTTGATTTGTCGTCTTTGAATTTTAAtgcttttttttgtcttttgcgTTTGTGTAATTTGGCATCATCATGTGTTTATGACCGTTGGATCTTTCAAATGAATCCTTTTCTGTTGATTTCCAGAGTGATAATTGCAAATATTGTGAATTATGTATCTATCTCATCTTAAGCTTGTGTCAGCTCCTCTATTTTGAATGTCCTCGTCACTTTATTAGACATTAACTTAAATCCAAGACTTATGCAAATAAGGTAGTTGTATAGTATTCTAAAATAGATGTTTACTTGACATTTATGATTTGTTATGAcggaatttttagaaaataagaaaacaaactaTGAATATACAATCCTATAAAACTATTGTGGTGCTAAGATATAAATTAAATGCCTTAGAAACTTtgatacaagtttttttttttttttgaaaaaactttgATACAAGTTTCAGTATATTAATTAACCTCTAATACATACCGTAATTAACAGCTATAGTTGCTTGTTTCTCTCCtttgaaaaacatttttaatgttataaaggAAAAAGACTTcattcatcttcttcccttaaatgggcatcattttaagcTATAACTACTAGAGACTTAAATGATAAAACTAGGTGAAAGATTAACGTTGAATGAATCTGAACCATGTATAAACTATGTTTTCACAATCAGTATATTTTCTGGTATAGCCGTATAGTTGATCTTCATCACTTCAAGCTCATTTTATCCCATATTTTCACACTTTATCAAGTCCTTCGTGGCTATCATATCTATACGGGGTTAGCTGAATTTGCCGTATTTTCTTAGAGACATGTGCATAATATAGAAAATTGTATCATGTATGTAGTAATTTGAAACATGTATAGTTCTTGGCATTTTGCAGTGAGGTAGCAAGAAAATCAAATTGTAGGGTCACTGATTCCCTTTACTGAGTGTAGTAGTCAATACTCAATAGTGACTAAGACTTTGGTGACGCTATATTACTAACCATAATGATATAATCTCAGGACACCTCATTTCAATAATAATCCATACGAGctttaatttatatacttataaaaaagtGTAACTAGTtacaaatacatatataatatatttattaattgttaGAGAAATACAACCCAGCGTAATGATATATAGGTTTTACATGAAATTTCTTGTAAGCATGTTGCATGATCGTTTGGTAATATCAGTCGACAACGACCAATATTATGATAATACGTACATCTTGTAAACATTTTCGGTGAAGAGGTTATCGTCCGGATGTACACTGTTTTATCCCTCATTGGCTAATGTTTTCGTTATGTTCCGAAACTGTGGCATATTTGTTCTTTGTGTTTCACATGCTAAGTTCTAAA
The sequence above is a segment of the Brassica napus cultivar Da-Ae chromosome A4 unlocalized genomic scaffold, Da-Ae chrA04_Random_1, whole genome shotgun sequence genome. Coding sequences within it:
- the LOC106391491 gene encoding aquaporin TIP1-1, yielding MPIRNIAVGSPNEATRPDALKAALAEFISTMIFVFAGSGSGMAFNKLTENGATTPAGLVAASLAHAFGLFVAVSVGANISGGHVNPAVTFGAFVGGNITLLRGILYWIAQLLGSVVACLLLKFATGGLVVPAFGLSAGVGVSNALVFEIVMTFGLVYTVYATAVDPKNGSLGTIAPIAIGFIVGANILAGGAFSGASMNPAVAFGPAVVSWSWNNHWVYWAGPLVGGGLAGLIYEVFFINTTHEQLPTTDY